The Panicum hallii strain FIL2 chromosome 9, PHallii_v3.1, whole genome shotgun sequence genome has a window encoding:
- the LOC112877818 gene encoding PHD finger protein ING1, whose translation MGFLEDFQASVESLPSMLHRNYSLMRELDKSLQGVQLENEQRCQQEIEDIKHGLESGSITYDPAKLKFSEEAIEEQKHCVRIADEKVALATQTYDLVDAHIQQLDQFLRKLEEIRQEKEAAAAVAAGTAVVVAAAAATTPAASAGASTADATPKTGRSGERGRGGRKKAKVPTEPPAPAIDLELPVDPNEPTYCFCNQVSYGEMVACDNPNCKIEWYHIGCVGVKELPKGKWYCPSCVGFQKKRKGK comes from the exons ATGGGGTTCCTCGAAGACTTCCAAGCCA GTGTTGAATCGTTGCCATCTATGCTGCACCGGAACTATTCATTAATGAGAGAGTTAGATAAAAGTTTGCAAG GTGTGCAACTAGAAAATGAACAGCGCTGTCAGCAAGAAATAGAGGACATTAAGCATGGACTCGAATCTGGAAGTATCACCTATGACCCAGCAAAACTGAAATTTTCGGAAGAAGCAATCGAGGAGCAGAAACATTGTGTTAGAATTGCTGACGAGAAGGTGGCTTTAGCCACTCAGACTTATGATCTG GTTGATGCTCATATCCAACAGCTAGATCAATTTTTGAGGAAGCTTGAAGAAATTCGACAGG AAAAGGAGGCAGCAGCAGCTGTTGCTGCAGGCACtgctgttgttgttgctgctgctgctgctactactcCAGCTGCAAGTGCCGGAGCGTCAACTGCTGATGCTACTCCAAAAACTGGAAGATCTGGCGAAAGAGGCAGAGGGGGGCGTAAGAA GGCTAAGGTACCCACTGAGCCACCAGCACCGGCAATTGATTTAGAATTGCCTGTGGATCCTAATGAACCAACATACTGCTTCTGCAACCAAGTCAGCTATGGTGAGATGGTCGCATGCGACAATCCTAAT TGCAAGATCGAGTGGTATCACATTGGCTGTGTGGGGGTGAAGGAGCTGCCCAAGGGAAAGTGGTATTGTCCAAGTTGTGTTGGATTCCAGAAGAAGCGAAAAGGCAAATGA